The following nucleotide sequence is from Anopheles stephensi strain Indian chromosome 3, UCI_ANSTEP_V1.0, whole genome shotgun sequence.
CCTCCTGCAGCGATCAGCGCAGGGCAGCCGGTTAACCGAACCGGTTTAAACCGCTTCGATGTTTTTAAATCGTCTTCGTTAGGCGGTTTTAGCCCACTTCCTCTTTggggccggtttttttttcgttttttcgcccgcttgttttgtttggattCCGCTCTATGTTTGCGGGTTCCAGTGCAGTACATTACGTATTAGCTTGTGTTTTGCACCTTGGGGCTGCTTGGGTGcgggtgtgtgcgcgcgtgtgtgttccAGAGGGGAATTATTTGCGTAGCAAAAGTTGTGTTTTGAGAGAAGAGGAAATTGTGTTTTGAAAATAAGGCAGATTaggtggaaagaaaattggTCAAtttagcgtgtgtgcgtgtgtgtgtgtgaccaaTCTGCTACATGCTGTGTTGTGATAAAAGTCTGATAaataagcattttttttgaaatagaatattttcttattattttatttcttcaacttttttggcactacaacctcgaaatggctcgccatttctggcttgaaATGAACCgtagctagatagtcagtcaAGCCCTGCGTACTGGGCGGCAATACGGGTGGAATATGAACCACGGTCctggcgtgtgaagaccggcaccgctatcgcctcggccacgtGACTGCCCACTAGTTAGAACTAATTACTATTAAATAATTCTCCAAAAATTACAGAAATTAGATAGGTTATATGGCTttacaaaattaataaatgattcTCCTTTATCGAGAACGAGGAAGGATAAACCTGATCAGAAGGATAATCAGCTCAGAATAGATCTACAGCTGAATGACGAGCTCCATCGCCGCGTTGTTGATCTCTCCTAACTGTAAGCAagattccattccattccaagATCGCAAAGATTCACAGCGAgcttgcaatttaaaaaactcACCTACATCATTCAAAAGTGCCATTTGAGGGATCGAATCTCTTATATTATCCGTTTGAAAGTAGATTGTCAACGACAGTTTTGTTTCTGAATTAGCTTAAAATCTTCCAAAGGGGCTAGGTTTTGAAAAACTTATTCGAGAAtcttttatgatttatttttcatccaataaatcaaacaataattttgtgaaattaactattttgataatagaaaaataaagttcTTTTAACGAGATTGagctttttaaatatattttatagaGCATACATTTATCACTCTAAAGTGTTTCTACATATATAAGTTCATCCtcaaattcttcttcttcttcttcggtgatACTACAAccacgagaggtctcggcctgccatatctGACCTCGTATGGaccggaagggatttgaaccccggtcctgccgtgtgaaaaccggcgccggTGACGTTTCGGCCTCTCAATGCTTTCTATAAATGCGTTTTCATTACCAACAGTGTTTACTATGTACGCTAAATCCTGATGATCCTCATGAATGGTGGCCACGTGCTAACCGAATGGAGACGCACGGTACTTTATCATaggtattattttttatgctggacaaaattaaattggactatcatcatcatccggacTCGGATATGTTATGAAAATGGATGACAGTACCAAGCTGAGAGGAAGTAACGCGATCGCTGTTGATGACAATTCCACCGAAATGACCCAGAAAACCCATGTGCAGACTACGGTACTATGCTGCCGAGAATAGTTTGAAGGTAGGGATTAACCCAACACATCGCCTTATATTAGTACACTGCACCAACTGCTTTGTATACTGATGATTTACGTGTGATTTGatgttgtgtttttatgtGGTATAAGGTCACACAACTTACAAAACTTGAGATtttctttataaaaaaaatgataagcAAACTAGCTATAGCTGCTATAAAACTGAAATGGGATGCGATTAAGgaactttaaaaatattttttaaaaataccGTCCATTGCAGGAACGGGTTTTCACTTTGTCGTACCAGTCTGAGATCCAAACCACTACTCATGCTCTTTATTTACACGTATTTAGTCTCACCACGTACTAGACAATAGGGCACATGATCTAGATAGTTGATAATTAAGAGCCAACACCTACTAACCAACAAACTACTTTGAAGAGTGGTCGTTCTATCGTTCTCTACCAAAGATAAACTGCACAAAAAGGGATCAGCGTATGGATGATATGATGCACATGTTTATTTATACAAAATTTGACCGATGAACACCACGAAAATTGATCACTGATGGCCTCTTCTCTGACCACTACCACAACCGAAGAACGACTATTTCATGAGCGATCGTTTGAAAGTCACAAAGTTGACATCATTAAAATCGATTTCTAGCGAATTTAGGGGAACGTTCTATTCAACTGGTGCGCTACATTTCAAACGCTACAGTCGCTtgtattgtttgttgttttttttcgactTTTGCCTTGTTACACTGCCGGGAATATAGCATCGGGGGAGACGAGAGGAAAACAGTAATTTGTTTGCTGGGGTTTAATCTTTCGGTTCGCTGTAGTAAAAATCATCCTCGTTTCACCCGGCCACTTCTTCCGTGCCGGGTTCAAACTCGAGCTTCATTTCGCTCGTAGCGATTCCTTCGACGTCTGCCTCATGCTCCTGTGTATTGAGTCGGTTCAGTGTCATCGAAATGTCGGCCGTTTGACAGAGTAGCCCGCTGGCATCGGTGTTTTCGTCTTTTATGACCGACTCGATTACCATCGGATGTGCAATAACGGCCGAGGGCGCTGCAGCCTCTTCGTAGTGTGTAACTGCAGTGGATGTAACGATtaattgctgttgctgctgctgtattgTGTGAAGCTGTTGATGGTGTGGTTGAGAGGGAACTGTCTGTGAAAGTTGCCTCACCGGCAGGCCTGCATCTTCAAATGCTTTCTTCTTGAGCGTGTGGCGAATTTGTGAGCTACAATAGAACACAAGAGAGTGTGCACAATGAATGCATTCGCTCGCTCATCCCCTCCATTCCGGTAGGATCAGATGAAGAAACAGGACCATCTgcacaacaaaaatcaaatcgaCCACTTACACCGTACGTCCCTTGATGCGTTGGCTGATTTTGCTCAAATCTTCGCTGAACCGTGTGACTGCGGATCGAAGCATCTCTATTTCTTCATCTGTCCATTTGCTCCTTCAGAACGTTTGGGGTGCAAAGATTGATCGTTTATTGCAATAATCGAGCAGCGTCAGTCCAGCGGTCGGAAAACCAATCAAAATCTTACCCAGTCGGAGAATCGGAAGATGGGTGAAGCTGCATCGTTAGCTCTCCTAGGCTATTGAATGCCGCACCGGCAGCGGTAAAAATCTCTCCTACCTAGTAGGATGAGCAAACCACATGAATGCTCGTTGGATTAAATGCATCACACGGTAAGCAATCGAAACGTACC
It contains:
- the LOC118509994 gene encoding uncharacterized protein LOC118509994 — protein: MNSATKVGEIFTAAGAAFNSLGELTMQLHPSSDSPTGSKWTDEEIEMLRSAVTRFSEDLSKISQRIKGRTVSQIRHTLKKKAFEDAGLPVRQLSQTVPSQPHHQQLHTIQQQQQQLIVTSTAVTHYEEAAAPSAVIAHPMVIESVIKDENTDASGLLCQTADISMTLNRLNTQEHEADVEGIATSEMKLEFEPGTEEVAG